GGACGCCGACACTCGTCCGATTTAGTGCGACCACTGCTTGACAGGTCTGCTCAGCTGAGACGAGCGcggttcaggttcaggtgctCGTTGCGTTTCGCAGCTTGAAGTCTGAAGTGTCAGAGTGGGTTTACGTCGGGGCGACGCCGCCGTGGCCGACGGAGCTCAGGACCCGGGTTCTGTAATGTGTTTACACAACAGGAACACATCCTGCACCGTAGGTCACGAGGGCTCATAAGAATAAAATAACACtggtgaaaaagaaaaagaacataTTTTCCATtcttaattaatattaatacattaatataaaacataaagctAGTGATCACACTAAACCCACCCAGACCCAGTGGCTCGTGTGAAAAAAACGTGTGAATTACCTACAGGGCAGTACAAATATTGAATTATGGAGAACTGAGAAAAAACCCGCAATGCATCCGGAAACAATGGTGACACACTCAGACGAGTACTTCTGTGGTATTTGCCTGCATGGGCTTCTTGTTCCGGTACAGTGAGGCTAAACCAGGACGCAGCGCGTTGTTAAGTGTCTTGCACTATAAGCAGctcagaaagagaaggagacttGAGTTTTGCCCCTTCGCCGCCAGCTCTTAAGCCCCATCATCCGATCACCGGCGCCAGGTGAGCGGCGCTCCCCCACAAACTGTCATTGAAGCAGGCGCCATGTAAAATAAGGCTCCATGTAAATGAGCTCTGTTGTGCGGACAGATACGAGCATGTCGcccagcctgtgtttgtgcaggacgCCAACTGAAGCGGCAGCCTCATTGTTCAGGCTGTTTGAACAGGTGTCCACGGGCTGAaatgccattaaaaaaaaaaaaaaaaaaaaaaaaaaaaaaaagcagaactgTTCTGTTGGTTCCGTCAGAAACTAAACCGAGAGGGAGCCTGAGCGCGAGTGGCTGCCACTGGACGCCTGATGCTCAGCAGGTCCACAAACACGCGAGATAAGATGTTCCACTCCAAATATGGCCAAGGCATTTGGGGTCCAGGCTGATAATTGCCCCCGGGCTGGGAAAAGCGGGGTAATTCCTGGAGAATAAACATTGCTCGTTTCAAAACTAAACGTTCACAGCGTCGCCAGAGGCTGCGGGGCTCCTCTGGGACGCGCTGAGGAGTTTCTGGGTGGCACCTCAGGGAGCTGCGGCCCAAAAATCCACATCGCAGCCGCTGCTCTCGCTCAGCCTCGTCACGTGATCTCATTCGCTTAGAAAAACACGCTTAAAGCTTATTTGTCATTCCAGTTTGGTTTGTTATCTTTAGGAGTGATAATAAAAGTGAAAGAACGAGTTGAACGAAAACTTAAGGGAaccggagggagggaggggggggggggggggggctcgacCTTGAACGACATTTTCAGTGAAATCAGCCAATTATTCTAATAAGATGCCGACCGAGCTTTGAGGTCAGACTCTGGACGCCGCTGCGCGAGCCCAACGAGAGTAGTGGAACTAAATTAGACGTGATGTCACACAGACTTTCACGGTGAAAAGACAACGAGGGACGATCTGTTTTGTTTCACGTAGTTGCTGCGCGTGCTTTAACCCTTGACACGCGGGGCGGCACAAACGCAGCGTGCGGAGCCCCGAGCCGGGCAGCACGAGGCTGAACGTGACGGTCCCCCACTCCCCGACGCACGCGGCGCCCCCCCACTCACCAGGTACGCTCCCACGGTGCCCTGCGCCAGCATGAGGGCGCATTCCGATATCAGGAATATCTTGATATTTGAGAAGCACGAGGAGTTTTTGCGGAGGCCGTCTCCTTCCAGCATGTCCCCGCCGCTCCGGTCCGAGTCCCGCTGCTTCTTCACCTGCATCCTCGCGTCACACGCGCGCGCGAGGCAGAGCCAACAGTAGGACGGCGGCGGGAGCACTCTGACGGGTTCCGTGTTGCGCGTCGCCCTCCAGGCTACATCCGCGGGGTCGCTCCCGGTCGCTCGGCGTCTCGGTTGAAAACAAATTGCTCTCCGTCGCGCGACATGCTACACGACGCGCATCCAAACTCCTCGTCCGCGTCCGGAACGCGGGCTCCTCATCGACGCGCGGGGACGTGCGAACTCCCAGAAGGTGTTCGCGAAGGCACGGGTGAGCCACGGGCGGACGCGGCTCCGTCAGCTCGCATGTTTCCGTCGCGGCGTTTGTGCGGGTTCGAGCTGCAGCTGCGGGTTCGGGTCgcgctcttcttcttcttcgtctcctCTAAGTCCCGCTGCCGCTCCGGGCCGTCATCGTCCTTTGACTGCGCTCTGCCTCTGCGCTTCCACCCCGTCCGCCTGTGCCGCGCCGTCCCCGCCTCCGTGGCGCACGCGCGGCCCTAGAGGCGCTGTGTGGCAGCTTCACGAGACCGGCTCGTAAAATCACTACCGTGGTCCCGCGGGGCTCCACGGCGCCAAAGTGATCTGCGCTTGTCTGATCTGTAATTTGCCTTCATGACGCTTCCAGGAATCAGTGGCTCTGAGGGTTTAGATTTAACTGAAGCCAGAAACTAGTTGATCTAATAAGAATTCCCCCTAAAATATACTTAGATAatgacaaatgttttcattactgTACTTGGGTGAATCTAAGCAGCACTGAATACAATGAACAGCTTTTTATTGAATAATAGAATAATTTCACTATTGTGAAAAAATCACTATTGAGTGTATGTGTGCCTGATTTTGCTTTAAAATCATGTAACCAAGTTACAGAACCCCCCACTGTTGTTTCCACGCGTCAGTTTTGCGCGTATTATCAAATAATATTGATTTTCCGAGCTttacgtgctgctgctggacagaggGTCGCGTGCGTCACAGCACAGTGGCGGTGACGCAACGCGGTCGCGTAATGTGATGACGACACGTACAGGACCTCAACCCAGTGGTGAAGAAATGCCGTGTGACGTCTTGGAGGTTTTGCTCAGGCTGGAAACGGCAGCGCGGGAGGTGAGCTGCTAATTAAGCTGTCGGTCCATCGCAGGCCTCGTACGTAGACAGACAATCGGCCACTCTCGCACTCACGCCTACTGTTCGGGTAATTTAGCGTCTGCAATCAAAGTTTCGCAAGGTTTTGCTCCTTTCCTTTCTGGTAAAACACAAAACCTGGGTGTCGGTGTCAACAATAGCGCCAACACAAACGTTTAGGGAGCGTGAACGTCGTTATTGCGCTGCGATTTTTATCACCGCCATcatctgacctgctgctgccaaGAACCTGAAACTGACTCAGCGTCAGTTTGTCCGTCTCACTTCCCTAGAACCGTTCCCCAGCGAACGCTATAAATGATCGCCGTCGTTTGTAGCGGCGCAGTGATTCAGCACTGCGGCCCCCTCACTCCCCGGCCGCCGCTGGCAGGCGCCCAATGCGAAGCGCTCATCAATCGGAGACGCTCCCTCGCTGGCGACCGGCTCACTCCCACGCGCAGATCCGTCCCGCACTCCCCCACGTCGCCTCCCACGTCCAGCCTGTCAGCAAACGCCAGGCGTAGACTGTCGGCGACGGCCCCACAGGACGGATGCGTGCCAGTGTTAGGGTCCCTCCGTGAGGTAAAACACCGGGAGCGGCATGTAAATATTAGAAGCCAGACGAACGGCTGtgagaaatgtaaatgtgaatccGCTGTAACACCGCTTGGCCTGAAACCcgaacagctgcagcagctgttgtcttCAGATCACTggcagcggctccagtgaatGATGACGGACACCTGAAAAATGCAGAGCATCCTGCATTCACGTGTAACAAAGTGAGAGAAGAAAACAATATTACAGGAAAGttcattacttttatttatctatttacaCCTTTGTGTAGTTAATTGGATTGAAGCCAGTCACCATCAAACCGTCTCTAAATCTTGATCGGATCTGTGATTATCATCAAGTGCCGAAACAAAACAACGGCGTGCAACAGTGCAGCGGCGACGGTTTAACGGGCGTCAAAGCGCAACTGACGGCTGCGTTTAACACGCGGCAGCAGGTGAGCTGAGGCCGAGGCTGACGATGCAGCGCCTCATCCAGAGCAGCTCCGACGCATCTGGACCGACCAAAGCGGCTCATTCTCTCAGTCTCATCTTTATTAAAGCCAGATGCTCCACTTATGTCTCTATTGTGCAGGTTTCAGGTTAAATAGTCCACTTTTTGTTTCCGTTTACTGAGGTCTCGTGGCGAAAATGAAAGCGTGGGTGAAACTAAACAGGGAAACGTCAACGATTTGAgggtttgcttgtttttttttttttttttttttttttttttagtttgaaatCTGCCAACAACCACTCTGTtgctcagcgtgtgtgtttgtcctgcgTGTATAAACAGTGGATGTGCAGGGACATGAGTCAGGTAGTAACAGGCAGCGGGTGGAGAGACGTTGGCCGCCTGCCAGGAATGCATGAATGGAAAAGTCTGCTCGGGATTGTTCTATCTGCTGAAACGCCTGCTAAATATAGAGTCTGTAGCAGGGTGGACCGTGGAAAAGAGAGCCGGCCGTCCGCTGGGGGACAGCGGCAACCGCTTCTGGCTCTTCGCGGTCGAGTGACTTCACCTCCGGTATAAGGCTCGCGACGCGACGGGAGCGTCTCCTCTCGCTTGCGTCGCACGTGCCGCCGTCGGAGCCGCTCTCTGTCTCATCGCGTGacatctggagcatctggaACGACTCGATTGTGCACGTTCGCACGGTCCTCCCCCGAAAACGGTCAAAAGCGCCAAAgcggtcgccatggcaacgggtCCAGCAGGACGGGACCGGCCAGCGGCTGCTGTGCGGGGAGCCCGAGCTCACCCTGCGGCCTTCTCTGCAGCGTTAAGGAGGAACGCGACTTGGTGCAAGCCTGGTTTTTACATCAACCCAAACAACGTGCGCGTCGCCTCTGATCATTGCTCTCTGTTTGTCATTTCACCTGAATTCGAATCCGAGGCCCGTCTCAAACAACACATCTGCCTGCCGATGCTGGCAGCTTTAGCCCTTCGCCTGCTCTCGTGCACAGTGTCCAGAAGTAAATTAAACTTCACACTCCATTTTCCCCTCAGACGTCACCGGGCATCTTCAGGGCACATCAATACTGCACCAATGGGAGGACGGTCCAATGGCATCTGCCGCTTCGACGGAGAGTCGGTAAAATGTCCACTTTATGAACGTGTCCTCTATAAATACAACATGTGCCGCCTGCTCTCGATTTGGACTGTTTCACGCTGACACTCGTGCCTATTTTTACCCTGACATCAGTCGAGAAGGCACTTTGTGGTTTAAAAATAGAACAATATTTTCTTGTAGCTCTGATGGTTGAATTTAGCAGCGGTTTCCCGCCGTGCAAATGAAGCGAAGGCGTCCGCGTGCGCGTGTTTCTGGATGCGAAGGACCTGCtacacacaccttcagtccGGATGAGCTCTGCTGGAATGTGTGACGGTGGGAACGGCTTCTCCACCCAGCTGAGGCGGCGTTCTCCACAGAACAATAAcacagctgctcagagctccGAGAGAACGCTGTAAATGTCAGCCCAACCTGTTTCCTGGGAATGACACGTAGTTGCATTCCTGAGCACAGGAACCTGACGGGCGGGTCGGACCACACGGCCTGTGAACAGGAACACAAGGCATCCGGAGGAGTTAGAGTTAGATGTGATCGCTGACCTCTATTTGCTTGTCAAAATCTTATTTGCATAAATATGAGCACCCCACTCCCAGAATGGAAATCAGACAGAGCCAGTGCTGGGATTTCATCAGGATGTGCAACGGGAGTCGGACTCTCGTCTGTCAGAACCTGACTGAGCTGAGGTGACGTGAACCCGGAAATACACAGATGTCTCCTGAACGCACCCCGAGGTGCATGATATGATCCTGTGTTTTAAGTGTTGCACACCCGTTAAACAGATTATCACAGGATTTGctggaaagtgtgtgttttacagtgtgttaAGAAGTTTAGGAAAGAAACCTTACGTAACCCTAAGCAGCCGTCACATGGTTCTGGATCACTTTCTTAATACTGCATGCCGGCGTTCAATCCAATCTCACTCTGTCCTTGTGCAGAGTCACAAACAAAGCGTCTCTTTTTAGAGCTTCGTATGtcacattttgaaaaatgattcatttaaaaatgaataaaaggaaCAAAGTATTCATGATATTCCAGCGGGTCTATTTTGTAGACACTAATTGATTGATTTGCCAGGGTCATGCATCAGTTTTGAAAGTGTTGCTTTTGTAAAATGATGCATTAATGTGTCTCAGGCCTCTGCTCTGTTATTCAGTGTGAGTTATTGTTTCTATCTATTCTCTTCTTACATGACACGATGATGACTGGGTAGAAGACGCCAactcgcttctcctcctctttgaagTCGCATGGCTGAAAGGGCAGACAGTTCCTAGAGCAGAACTACAGAGAGCGGAGTTTTCCTCCAGCGGCAACGAGCACGTACTGTATGAAGTGCATGTTTGTAAATGGGAACTGCCACAAGCCAATAATCCCTGTAATTAAAACCTTCTTACTACGACTGGCGACGGCGGAGGAGCCCAGCCGTAAATCAAGCAAAGCCCTGTTTAGGATGGGTGGGGTCGGTCCACGCGGGACCCGACGGGCCTCACCAGAACCCCAGGCCTTAAAGCGTTTCCGTCTGTTCACTGGGCACTttgcagcgaggggggggggggtattttaGTGGCTGACATTTTGATTGTGCACGTTTGGCTCGCGGTGAGCCGACAGTTCACGGTGAATAGCTGACTAACGAGGCCCCGCATCCAAAAGGCTCGCTGTCACTGCAGGCTGCCCGGGCGGAAGGTGATTTCATGCAACCGCGGCTGTAATTCAGCGCGCTCCGCGTAAATCACCCTCACAATTGAAACGCAGCCTTCTTGCATTTTATGCATAGTCTGCgatatatttaaaatagttttaagATGACTCGGCTGGAATGTATTTATTGGCTCCGGCGTGGACGAGAGGAGACAGAATGAAAGCTGTGTGTGGTTTATATAATCTGACTTTGTGGAGCGTGGGCAGCGTCGTGGGAGCGTCTGCTCCGCTCCATTTACTGTACGTGTACAGTAAATCCACTGTATGCGaagcacagcatcacagcaggcGCTTCATCATCGCCATCCTGACTTAAAACACAGTTCGGACACGAGGCCTAGGTTTTCTGAATAGTTAGGATGCCGTGAAGAACGGTGCTTCAGTGCTTCCTGTCCATACAAGCCTCTCCCACAGCTCTCCCAGAGGCCAAACATCCAcattcctccctcccttcctcttatcTGCAGTCACTTTAAGGCCTCATCctccaaaaacacacattcagtcaATACTGTTCAAAActgcagattttttttactataaATTCCCCCACAAATGctctaatataaaaatataataattattccCATAAGCAGTTATTATTGCTATTCTCTATTCGAAGCACTACAAACATTCACTCTCTGACTCACTGGGTCCATTGTTGTGGAGTGTTTAGTCATCGTTGTCACAGATATTTACACATGCAGCTTTGTCGACGGACTGCAGTCGTGTAGATTCTCTCAGATTCAGTCTGAACAGGCCTCTTCCCTCTTTTTCCCTGCCAGCGCTGgcggtgatggaggagcagcgacttcTGTCTCAGCGTATGAAAGGtgcgctgaccccccccccccccccccccccccccccaaaagcttccttcctgtctggGAAATGAGCTGCTAATGCTCGGCTCTCCCCTCCTCGAGTCCTGTATCGCAGCTGTCTAATGAGAGCATCAGCGCGTAAGTGGCCGCCAATGATGGATGCCTTTGGTTTTATCAGCTGCAAGCAACTGATACGAGTGTCTCTGAATAAACATGGACCCGAGCGCTTCATCTGTCTCCGTAGACACACGTCCAAATATAGATCTTTGTTCGGCGCCTTTTGCTGATATAAATACTCGTTTCAAATCTCGCTGCACCTTATTAACCCCCGCTGTTGTGACGGCGCACAAAGGCCCTTTGAAGCGCCTCCATCCAGATTGTTGTGAAATTGCTCAGCAGCGAGCGGCAGACGCAGAAAGGTCCGAGACCGCGGTGAATCAGCTGAAAGGTCGAGATCACGACCTGTGATGGCGGCCGCTATCTGCAGGGTGTGAACGCCGCCACCGCTTCCTGACACCACACATTATACAGCGCTAACGCGTCAGCGTTGTGTAGCAGCCCGCTCTAATTGTTATGAACTCAGTGACGCTCGGCCAGTAAAATGTTCCGAGTCCATGACATCACTGTTTACAGCCCGTGGAAAGAAGCCAGCTACAGAGTCAGCAGCGGTGAGACcaagctgcagtttgtgtttatAGTCAGGCCCAGAAGGTCAGCACGTACACAAggtgaggagaaagagagaagaacacACTGGCAAGGTGGCAACAGTGAGCAGTCTTTAAATGAACCAACAGGGTCCAGGTGAATGTGACTGTGCATGATTGGACTGAGGCAGGAAACCGGGACAGGAAGTGCCAGGACGAGAGCGCGGAACAGAACCGAGCCACAAGCCTCTGCAGGCCGTGCAGCCAAACCGGAGCAGCGACTGCTTCACTCGGTTCTGTCCTATTTAAAGTAGCACATTTCAAATGGATGCAAATGGAGCATGAGTTTAAATAAAGCCGGCCGTCGGACGTCTTTTATCAGGAGGGtggttttcagtttattttcttATCGCAAGCCGGAAACAGGCAAAACTGGAATAatagcagacacacacacacacacacacacacacacacacacacacacacacacacacacacacacacacacacacacacacacacacacacacacacacacacacacacagtgagtgtaACTTAAGTCTGTAAGAAGATTTATTTGCATAAGCACAAACGGCAGCAGCGGCTTCTGGGGAAACAGCTTTTGATGAGAAGAGGTGCTGTATGAAACTAGTGTATGAAAGCCTTTCATACACAGAGCCTTTCATTCTTCCATTTTCTGAAttttaatttataaataaaacattcgCCGACCTAATACCTGCTTCTTTTGAAACTTTTCAGAATTATTCCTGTTGGGCGTTAAACACTGAGGGAAGTAAACAAATTCTGGAGCATTCCAGATAAAGATGCTGTGCTTCATTTCTACATCAAACACAGGTCAGGATCTCACAGGACCATCGTTTATCAGCACGAGGCCCAATATAGATTGAAATGCTCTTTAACGTTCATGATTGTGACTAAGGTGAAGTAGACAATCGACAGAATAGAGCTTCAACGATTATGCATTAAAAAATACATCACTTAAACTAttgtttatacatttttttgtattttttgcatatttctttctttctgactCACTTTTATACCTTGAATCATTTCACATAGGAATACATTTCTCACCACTCTAAAATCTTTGCATATGAATTTTCATGAATGTGGCACCTTTGTTGGCTGGAAAACTTAGTGCCGATAAATTTCACACTTAACGCTTTGTGACGGTGGAGGTCATTGATTCTGACAGCCAGGGAAATGTGAGGCCTGATTAGCATTCATACACACTGGAGATGATGGTAAACATTCATTCTTTCAACCCCTCAATAGCTGTTATCAAATTTATTGAGCATTATAGGTTTTTCAGTATTTTCTTAGTCTCAGTGattcagtcagagtcagaggaaCCTTGACAACATTCAGTGTACATCAAACCAACGCATAAATAAGAagtagtacagtacattactgtttttcttcatcatcatgtttACAATTTCAGTAAGACGCTGGGTTAGAGGAGAAATCAGATTAGTGcaggatgctgcagcagagataGCGGGTTATGAAGACAATTCGCAtaaactgcacaaacacaaacactcgtGCACATGTTGGTCTCACTGTATGTACAACAGGCAGCATAATAATGCCTTGATGCTCCTCCCTGATATAAATTCACTCCTgacaaaatggaaacaaacacacactacacacgAGATTGGACAAAAGTGttctcttcacacacacacacacacacacacacacacacacacacacacacacacacacacacacacacacacacacacacacacacacacacacacacacacacacacattcagctaAGAAATCCAGTCAGCTGAGGTCTGCTATTATTCATCACATCAAGACATTTATTACAATCTACCTCCCCCTCGTGGCTGCTCTTGATATTGCAGccatcaataaaataaatgtttgtttattatgtttagAGATAGAAACAATGCAGACGGTCCTGATGGGTAAGTGGTAACGTTACACCGAAAATACCAGCAAGCTACCTGAGCACAGTAACTATTCATAAACCAGTTGAGTGTAGCTAATAAACTgaatttactgtactgtacttaaaTAAACTTGTAAACATGTGCTTAAAAAGTACTTATTGTGCTTCAGGCTACACTTCATTGCCTCCTAAGAAAGAAATATGAACTTTCAGCCTCGCAGCAGCTTCTAGACATTGATCTGGTTTTGCAGGTGTAAAAAAGTAAAACGTTAAATGGACATAAAGTATAAACTTTTAAAACATCCCATTGTACTGAattgtattttactgtaaacatACTTTACATCGTGCGTTTAATAAATCTGTTGTAATGCGCTGTTTTAATTATGCTATTACCGTTTTAGCAGAACTATTTTCTCCTCTGACGTtcacagaaatgaaaacaaagtcataCTGTACGTTGGTCGCCATGTGAGGGAGCTGCTGGGGGTGGGTGAGCCGTTTTCTCCGCCCTCCTGGCTCCGCTATAATATCCGCTGTCAGCGGCACCAGCCGCAGCGTCCTGCGCCACATGGAGCTCAGCGCCGCAGCAGCTCTGCGCTCAACATGGACGTGAACATCGCTGTTATGGGCACGGAGAGCGTCGGGAAGTCAGGTAGAAAGCCGTCCTCATaggagacgctgtgtgtgtgtgtgtgtgtgtgtgtgtgtgtgtgtgtgtgtgtgtgtgtgtgtgtgtgtgcgtgtgtgtgtgtgtgtgtgtgtgtgttgagagagCTGACTTCTTGCTGTTTTCCAGCGCTGACCGTGCGCCTCCTGACGCGGAGGTTCATCGGAGAGTACGGAGACATCGGTAAGTGCACCCAGGCGCCTTTAAACTGCGTCTAACTATGTCTTCAGCTCCGTCTCACCGCGTGCTTGACGTGTTTTTCCTCTTGCAGAGTCCATCTACAGCCACAGTTTCGCGGTAGATGGGAGAGAAATCTCTCTGAACATTTGGGATTCACCCTATTCAGAGGTGAGGATGAACTTCTAGATTACTCCCAATGGTGGAAGGAATACTTGTCTGCTACcagtaaaaacttaaaaaaaaaaaagtatataaTTTATGTTGAGCCGTGACCTaaatgctgagctgcagctgaactcaCAGGAAACGCCTGCTTCCCCAGCGCTCCACCGCCGGGGCTTCGCTCCTGGAGAGGAAGGTCCAGTGGGCCGACGGCTACGTCCTCGTCTACAGCATCTGCGACAGAGCCAGCTTCACCGCCGTCGGCAGGCTCGTCCAGACCATCAGGTCCACCAGAGGCGGCGCGCCCATCGTGGTAGTGGGCAACAAGCGGGACCTGCAGCACAGGCGCGCGGTGCCGAGCGACGAGGGCCGCCGGCTGGCCCTCAGCGCCGGCTGCCGCTTCTACGAGGTGTCGGCGGCGGAGAACTACCACGGCGTGCTCGCGGTGCTTCACGGGCTGGTGGACGGGATGAAGGACGCCAacaagagcagcaggaggcccctGGGGCTCAGGGGCATCGTGAAAAGCATGTCCGCGGTGTTCGGCCGGAGGCGGACGGACTCGTTCTGAGAGCGCGAGCGACGTGGGAGAAGGGGGCGCGTTGGGTTCGTTCGCCCGGATGGATTTTAATTGGCCGGTGTTGTGGGTGCGGCTCGCGCTCCTGGGCCAGAGATGACGAAGGAGCCTCTGCAGGCGGAGACACAGCGGACGGTTACTCTGGGGAGGAAGCGTGGAGGCTGGAGTGAGCTTTGAATGAATGTGCCCTCAGGAATGAGACATGAACCAAAGACCGCAGCAACAAATGTTAAAGATTCACCCACATATGTGTATAAACTTATTAAAAGTGTCCTTTTTCATGGTTGTTACTAATTCCGTTGtgtatatttaaatttattcaAGTGTCATGTCTAAAGTTTGTTCAAAGCCAATAAACTTTTATCTAATGCTGTTTGAATGCGCGTTCCTCTGAATGACGGATCCCGCGGGCCGTTCGTTACATCATAAGCATCGACGATCAAGAGTCGAGGCTGGTGTCGACTCAGGGACTCGATGgagggactgaacagggcggaTGCTAAGTGAATGAAGGCCTGGATGAGGAGCAGCCTCCACGCCGATTACATCATCCAGACCGAGTCAGTGTATTTTTATCACACATCAAAAGGCTTCTCAAGGTGCTTCATTAAGTACAGTAAGATCATATAGACGTTTAATAGAGAGCTCAGGTAGAAAACCCAGCGAATCCTACAAGCAGCATGTCCAGACTCTCTCAGCCTCATGTTTCTGGAATGCTGTAATTGGGTTGTGGCGCGTTTTAGCATCTTGTCTTTTTAATATCTAACGTTTACATCATACCTCAATCTTCCCTGTGACCTGCATAATTGGGAAACGTGGGTCAAGAAGACGATGCCGTTTACTGCAGTAGCCGGAAGGAAGTGACTGAGAAGTTGTATATTCAAAGATCAAATGAGACATGAATGGGAAAATTGCAGACAATCATTGTATCACAGtaaaaacctccagcagcaacagcagacaGACCAGGAAATAGCTCAGGGCAACTACAGGACGAAGCTGCACGCAAGCTAAAATAAGAGGATCTGCACCCGATGGAGATGTAGCTCAGAAGCATATATGAAAAGCCTTAAAATGAAGCAGTTTTACATTTCTTCTGTGA
The genomic region above belongs to Betta splendens chromosome 6, fBetSpl5.4, whole genome shotgun sequence and contains:
- the si:dkeyp-59c12.1 gene encoding ras-related and estrogen-regulated growth inhibitor-like protein isoform X2 yields the protein MDVNIAVMGTESVGKSALTVRLLTRRFIGEYGDIESIYSHSFAVDGREISLNIWDSPYSEETPASPALHRRGFAPGEEGPVGRRLRPRLQHLRQSQLHRRRQARPDHQVHQRRRAHRGSGQQAGPAAQARGAERRGPPAGPQRRLPLLRGVGGGELPRRARGASRAGGRDEGRQQEQQEAPGAQGHREKHVRGVRPEADGLVLRARATWEKGARWVRSPGWILIGRCCGCGSRSWARDDEGASAGGDTADGYSGEEAWRLE
- the si:dkeyp-59c12.1 gene encoding ras-related and estrogen-regulated growth inhibitor-like protein isoform X1; translated protein: MDVNIAVMGTESVGKSALTVRLLTRRFIGEYGDIESIYSHSFAVDGREISLNIWDSPYSELNSQETPASPALHRRGFAPGEEGPVGRRLRPRLQHLRQSQLHRRRQARPDHQVHQRRRAHRGSGQQAGPAAQARGAERRGPPAGPQRRLPLLRGVGGGELPRRARGASRAGGRDEGRQQEQQEAPGAQGHREKHVRGVRPEADGLVLRARATWEKGARWVRSPGWILIGRCCGCGSRSWARDDEGASAGGDTADGYSGEEAWRLE
- the si:dkeyp-59c12.1 gene encoding ras-related and estrogen-regulated growth inhibitor-like protein isoform X3, coding for MDVNIAVMGTESVGKSALTVRLLTRRFIGEYGDIESIYSHSFAVDGREISLNIWDSPYSERSTAGASLLERKVQWADGYVLVYSICDRASFTAVGRLVQTIRSTRGGAPIVVVGNKRDLQHRRAVPSDEGRRLALSAGCRFYEVSAAENYHGVLAVLHGLVDGMKDANKSSRRPLGLRGIVKSMSAVFGRRRTDSF